A segment of the Actinomycetota bacterium genome:
CCGTAGAGCGTCGAGTAGCCGACCGACAGCTCGGACTTGTTGCCCGTGGCGAGCACGAGCCAGCCGAACTTGTTCGACAGCGCCATCAGCAGCGTGCCGCGCACGCGCGCCTGCAGGTTCTCCTCCGTGACGTCCGCGCCGCGGCCTTCGAATGCGGGCGCGAGCACGGACTCGTACGCCCCGAACGGGCCCTCGATCGGTATCTCGAGCGTCCCGATGCCGAGCGCCGCGGCCAGGTCGCGCGCATCGGTGAGCGAGTGCTCGGAGGAGTAGCGCGACGGCATGAGCACGCCGTGCACGCGGTCCGCTCCCAGCGTGTCGGCGGCCAGCGCGGCGGTGAGCGCCGAGTCGATGCCGCCCGACAGGCCGATGACCACGTGCACGAAGCCGTTCTTGCGGCAGTAGTCGCCGAGGCCGAGCGTGAGGGCGCGCCAGACCTCCTCGGGACCTTCGAGCGCCGGCTCGACGCGGTCCGCGGCGCCGAGCCTGCCGGTGGGCGAGAAGTCGACCACCAGCAGGTCCTCCGCGAACGGCTTGGCGCGTGCGACGGTCTCGCCGTCCGGCGAGATGACGCACGAGCGGCCGTCGAAGACCAGCTCGTCCTGGCCGCCGACGAGGTTGCAGTACGCGAGCCACACACCGTTGTCGCGCGCGCGCGCCCGGAGCATGGCCTCACGGCGCTCGCCCTTGCCCGCGTCGAACGGCGAGGCCGAGATGTTCAGCACGAGGCGCGCGCCGGCGGCCGCGGCCTCGGCGACGGGCTCCGGCTCCCAGACGTCCTCGCAGATGGTCAGACCGTACAGCTCGCCGCCGAACTCGACGAGGCCTGGATCGTCGCCCGGCGTGAACCAGCGGCGCTCGTCGAAGACGCCGTAGTTGGGCAGCAGGCGCTTGCGGTAGGTTCGCAGCACGCGACCGTTGCCGCACAGCGCCGCCGCGTTGTAGAGCGCGTCGTCCTCGCGGTCGACGAACCCCACAAGCGTGTTGTGGCGACAGACCGCGGCGACCCGTTCGAGCGCGTCGAGGTTGTCCTCGACGAAGTGGTCCTTGGCGAGCAGGTCCTCGGGGGGATAACCGGTCAGGGCGAGTTCCGGGGTCAGCGTGAACGTGGCGCCGGCCGCCTCGGCCTCGACCACCGCGGCGATCACGCGGTCCGCGTTGCCGGCGATGTCGCCGACCAGAGGGTCGATCTGGCAGATCGCGAGGCGCATGTCACTCCCTTGTGCGCGGGAACGCTACCGGATCGAGCCTAGCACTCCCCGCGCGCGGCGCACGACCGCACGCTCACTCTCAACAGCCCGGCTCGCCCGGATGGCCGC
Coding sequences within it:
- a CDS encoding NAD+ synthase, which gives rise to MRLAICQIDPLVGDIAGNADRVIAAVVEAEAAGATFTLTPELALTGYPPEDLLAKDHFVEDNLDALERVAAVCRHNTLVGFVDREDDALYNAAALCGNGRVLRTYRKRLLPNYGVFDERRWFTPGDDPGLVEFGGELYGLTICEDVWEPEPVAEAAAAGARLVLNISASPFDAGKGERREAMLRARARDNGVWLAYCNLVGGQDELVFDGRSCVISPDGETVARAKPFAEDLLVVDFSPTGRLGAADRVEPALEGPEEVWRALTLGLGDYCRKNGFVHVVIGLSGGIDSALTAALAADTLGADRVHGVLMPSRYSSEHSLTDARDLAAALGIGTLEIPIEGPFGAYESVLAPAFEGRGADVTEENLQARVRGTLLMALSNKFGWLVLATGNKSELSVGYSTLYGDMVGGFAPLKDVFKTRVYELARWRNSQAGGPVIPESTLTKAPSAELREGQTDQDSLPPYDELDAVLAAYVEQDASRDAIAAAGHEPQLVARVCRMVDAAEYKRRQGPLGVRITHKAFGRDRRIPVTNGYLG